A window from Sphingobium sp. EM0848 encodes these proteins:
- the glgA gene encoding glycogen synthase GlgA, with protein MQILSVASEIYPLIKTGGLADVAGALPEALAGHDIAVRTLVPGYPSLLSRLGKAKAVRCYDALFGAPAAVLAAKVGGLDLLVLDAPDFFAREGGPYGDLGGRDWGDNWKRFAALSRVGADIAAEGVKGWQPDLVHAHDWQGAMTAAYMRFGPAHAVPKVVTIHNLAFQGRFGADIFAHLGLPPEAWGVDGVEYYGGTGFLKAGLVSADAITTVSPTYADEIRSPIHGMGLDGLIDGRADRLHGILNGVDTAIWDPAADPLLARRYSARALSGRSANRRALEARFGLDRDDAPLFIIVSRLTWQKGMDMVMDAVDHLVGLGGKLAVLGSGDHPLEGAFLAAADRHRGRVGAQIGYDEPLSHLMQAGGDAILIPSRFEPCGLTQLYGLRYGCVPVVARVGGLADTVIDANEAAVAAGAATGVVFAPSDPLALHGAIARTVRLHASKPDWQAMQRAGMRADFSWTHSAARYAELFRALVQEAA; from the coding sequence ATGCAGATTCTTTCGGTCGCGTCCGAAATCTATCCGCTCATCAAGACCGGCGGGCTGGCCGATGTGGCGGGCGCCTTGCCGGAGGCGCTGGCTGGTCATGACATTGCCGTGCGGACGCTGGTGCCCGGTTATCCGTCCCTACTCTCGCGGCTGGGCAAGGCGAAGGCGGTGCGGTGCTATGACGCGCTGTTCGGCGCGCCGGCTGCGGTCCTTGCGGCAAAGGTCGGGGGACTGGATCTGCTGGTCCTCGACGCGCCGGACTTTTTCGCGCGGGAAGGCGGGCCCTATGGCGATCTTGGCGGCCGGGACTGGGGCGACAATTGGAAGCGCTTCGCGGCACTGTCCCGCGTGGGTGCGGATATCGCCGCAGAAGGGGTGAAGGGCTGGCAGCCCGATCTGGTCCACGCCCATGACTGGCAGGGGGCGATGACCGCCGCCTATATGCGCTTCGGTCCGGCCCATGCCGTGCCCAAGGTGGTGACGATCCACAATCTTGCCTTTCAGGGGCGGTTCGGGGCCGATATTTTCGCGCATCTGGGCCTGCCGCCGGAAGCATGGGGCGTGGATGGCGTTGAATATTATGGCGGCACCGGCTTTCTGAAGGCAGGTTTGGTGTCCGCCGACGCCATCACCACCGTCAGCCCGACCTATGCCGATGAAATCCGTTCGCCGATCCATGGCATGGGACTGGACGGGCTGATCGACGGGCGTGCCGACCGGCTGCATGGCATATTGAACGGTGTCGACACGGCGATCTGGGACCCGGCGGCCGATCCGCTGCTGGCGCGGCGATACAGTGCGCGGGCGCTCAGCGGGCGCAGCGCGAACCGGCGGGCGCTGGAGGCGCGCTTCGGGCTGGATCGCGACGATGCGCCGCTCTTCATCATCGTCAGCCGTCTGACCTGGCAGAAGGGCATGGACATGGTGATGGATGCCGTCGACCATCTGGTCGGGCTGGGCGGCAAGCTGGCGGTGCTGGGGTCGGGCGATCATCCGCTGGAGGGCGCGTTTCTGGCGGCTGCGGACCGGCATCGCGGGCGCGTGGGCGCGCAGATCGGCTATGACGAGCCGCTGTCCCATTTGATGCAGGCGGGCGGTGACGCGATCCTGATCCCCTCGCGCTTCGAACCCTGCGGCCTGACGCAGCTTTACGGGCTGCGCTATGGCTGCGTGCCGGTGGTGGCGCGGGTCGGCGGGCTGGCCGATACGGTGATCGACGCCAATGAGGCGGCGGTGGCGGCCGGGGCGGCGACGGGCGTGGTCTTTGCGCCGTCCGATCCGCTGGCGCTGCATGGCGCGATTGCGCGGACCGTCCGGCTGCATGCGTCGAAGCCCGACTGGCAGGCGATGCAGAGAGCGGGGATGCGCGCTGATTTTTCCTGGACCCACAGTGCGGCGCGCTATGCCGAACTGTTCCGGGCGCTGGTGCAGGAGGCCGCATGA
- the glgB gene encoding 1,4-alpha-glucan branching protein GlgB, which yields MGLTPEQIDRLLEGREDDPFATLGVHPAGASEGKGGFTACVLLPEAVSVTAHRLDGKPVGALVPLDPGGLFFGKVSIRKRHPLRYRATYADGGEFALIDPYSFGPVLGPMDDHYFAEGSHARLFDKMGAHCISHEGVEGTHFAVWAPNAKRVSVVGDFNRWDGRRGLMRRRQDAGVWEIFLPEVGAGSPYKFEIMGPDGEILPLKADPFAFQSELRPATASVVAAPPDHVWGDERHRAYWERVDPRREPIAIYEVHAGSWQRDEQGEFLNWDALASRLIPYVVGMGFTHIEFLPISEFPYDPSWGYQTTGLYAPTARFGDPAGFARFVDGAHRSGVGVILDWVPAHFPTDAHGLSRFDGTALYEHADPRKGFHPDWNTAIYNFGRREVAQYLVNNALFWAERYHVDGLRVDAVASMLYLDYSRKEGEWLPNKHGGRENVEAVEFLQQMNKALYGTHRGVMTIAEESTSWPKVSHPVHEGGLGFGFKWNMGFMHDTLRYLARDPVHRAHHHDDITFGLLYAFTENFVLALSHDEVVHGKSSLLHKMAGDDWQKFATLRAYYAMMWGYPGKKLLFMGQEFAQREEWSEERALDWHLLDHKPHRGVQLLIGDLNRLYRARKALHARDCEMEGFEWVLVDAAGDSIFAWVRRAPGVAPIVVISHFTPLLRHSYRMRLPSGGRWREIMNSDASEYGGSGAGNMGIVTADEEGWTHVTIPPFGTLMLELDY from the coding sequence GTGGGGTTGACGCCGGAACAGATCGACCGGCTGCTGGAAGGGCGTGAGGACGATCCCTTTGCGACGCTTGGCGTCCACCCGGCGGGCGCTTCTGAGGGGAAAGGGGGCTTCACGGCCTGCGTCCTTCTGCCCGAAGCGGTGAGCGTCACCGCCCACCGGCTGGACGGAAAGCCGGTCGGTGCGCTGGTGCCGCTCGATCCGGGCGGTCTTTTCTTCGGCAAGGTGTCGATCCGCAAACGCCATCCGCTCCGCTATCGGGCCACCTATGCCGATGGCGGCGAATTTGCGCTGATCGATCCCTATAGTTTCGGCCCGGTGCTGGGTCCGATGGACGATCATTATTTCGCCGAAGGCTCGCACGCCCGACTGTTCGACAAGATGGGCGCGCATTGCATCAGCCATGAGGGGGTGGAGGGCACGCATTTCGCCGTCTGGGCGCCCAATGCGAAGCGCGTGTCGGTGGTGGGCGACTTCAACCGCTGGGATGGCCGCCGGGGACTGATGCGGCGGCGACAGGATGCGGGGGTGTGGGAAATCTTCCTGCCTGAAGTCGGCGCGGGAAGTCCCTATAAGTTCGAGATCATGGGGCCGGATGGCGAAATCCTGCCGCTGAAGGCCGACCCCTTCGCCTTTCAGTCGGAACTGCGGCCTGCCACCGCCTCTGTCGTGGCTGCCCCGCCGGATCATGTCTGGGGCGACGAACGCCACCGCGCTTATTGGGAAAGGGTCGATCCGCGCCGCGAACCCATCGCCATTTACGAAGTCCATGCCGGGTCATGGCAACGGGACGAGCAGGGCGAGTTTCTGAACTGGGACGCGCTGGCCAGCCGGCTGATCCCCTATGTGGTCGGTATGGGCTTCACCCATATCGAGTTCCTGCCGATCAGCGAATTTCCCTATGATCCAAGCTGGGGATACCAGACCACGGGCCTTTATGCGCCGACCGCCCGTTTTGGCGATCCGGCGGGCTTCGCGCGTTTCGTGGACGGGGCGCATCGGTCGGGGGTTGGCGTCATTCTGGACTGGGTGCCGGCGCATTTTCCGACCGACGCCCATGGCCTCTCCCGGTTCGATGGTACGGCGCTTTACGAACATGCGGACCCGCGCAAGGGTTTCCATCCCGACTGGAACACCGCCATCTACAATTTCGGCCGGCGGGAGGTGGCGCAATATCTGGTCAACAACGCGCTCTTCTGGGCCGAGCGCTATCATGTCGACGGGCTGCGCGTCGATGCCGTCGCCTCGATGCTCTACCTCGATTATTCGCGCAAGGAGGGCGAGTGGCTTCCCAACAAGCATGGCGGGCGGGAGAATGTGGAGGCGGTCGAGTTCCTCCAGCAGATGAACAAGGCGCTCTACGGCACCCATCGCGGCGTCATGACCATTGCCGAGGAATCGACCAGCTGGCCCAAAGTTTCGCATCCGGTCCATGAAGGGGGTCTGGGTTTCGGCTTCAAATGGAATATGGGCTTCATGCACGACACGCTGCGCTATCTGGCGCGCGATCCGGTGCATCGCGCCCATCATCATGACGACATCACATTCGGCCTGCTTTACGCCTTTACGGAGAATTTCGTGCTGGCGCTCAGCCATGACGAGGTGGTGCATGGCAAATCGTCGCTGCTGCACAAGATGGCGGGCGATGACTGGCAGAAATTCGCGACCCTGCGCGCTTACTACGCCATGATGTGGGGCTATCCGGGCAAGAAGCTGCTGTTCATGGGGCAGGAATTCGCCCAGCGCGAGGAATGGAGCGAGGAGCGGGCGCTGGACTGGCACCTGCTCGATCACAAGCCGCATCGGGGCGTGCAGCTGCTGATTGGCGATCTCAACCGTCTCTACCGCGCCCGCAAGGCGCTTCATGCCCGCGATTGCGAGATGGAGGGATTCGAATGGGTCCTTGTCGATGCGGCTGGGGATTCGATCTTCGCCTGGGTCCGGCGGGCGCCGGGCGTGGCGCCGATCGTCGTCATCAGCCATTTCACGCCCTTGCTGCGTCACAGCTATCGGATGCGTTTGCCGTCCGGCGGGCGCTGGCGTGAGATCATGAACAGCGATGCATCGGAATATGGTGGCAGCGGCGCGGGGAATATGGGCATCGTCACCGCTGATGAAGAAGGATGGACGCATGTCACCATTCCGCCCTTCGGCACATTGATGCTGGAACTGGACTATTAA
- the glgC gene encoding glucose-1-phosphate adenylyltransferase has product MPPGNQPIARDAMAYVLAGGRGSRLAELTDRRAKPAVHFGGKARIIDFALSNALNSGIRRIGVATQYKAHSLIRHLQRGWNFLRPERNESFDILPASQRVSESQWYEGTADAVFQNIDIIEGYAPEYMVILAGDHVYKMDYELMLQQHVDSGADVTVGCMEVPLKEATGFGVMHVDEQDVITAFVEKPKHPPHIPGNPGMALASMGIYVFRTAFLVEELRRDADDRDSKRDFGGDIIPHIVKHGKAVAHRFSNSCVRAESEPVPYWRDVGTIDAYWQANIDLTDVVPSLDLYDRSWPLWTYSEVTPPAKFVHNEEGRRGSATSSLVAGGCIVSGSSLHRSLLFSGVRTHSFSSVTESVIMPDCVIGRGARLHKCVLDSGVNIPPGLIVGEHPDHDARRFRRTDNGVTLITQYMIERLVD; this is encoded by the coding sequence ATGCCACCGGGAAACCAGCCGATTGCGCGCGACGCCATGGCCTATGTGCTGGCGGGCGGGCGTGGCAGCCGGCTTGCGGAACTGACCGACCGGCGCGCCAAGCCCGCTGTGCATTTCGGCGGCAAGGCGCGGATCATCGACTTTGCCCTATCCAACGCGCTCAACAGCGGCATCCGGCGCATCGGCGTGGCGACCCAGTATAAGGCGCATTCGCTGATCCGGCATCTCCAGCGCGGCTGGAACTTCCTGCGGCCCGAACGCAATGAGAGCTTTGACATTCTCCCCGCCAGCCAGCGCGTGTCGGAAAGCCAGTGGTATGAGGGCACGGCCGACGCCGTGTTCCAGAATATCGACATCATCGAAGGCTATGCGCCCGAATATATGGTCATATTGGCGGGCGATCATGTCTATAAGATGGACTATGAGCTGATGCTCCAGCAGCATGTCGACAGTGGCGCGGACGTCACCGTCGGCTGCATGGAGGTGCCGCTGAAGGAGGCCACAGGCTTTGGCGTCATGCATGTGGATGAGCAGGACGTCATCACCGCCTTTGTCGAAAAGCCCAAGCATCCGCCGCATATTCCGGGCAATCCGGGCATGGCGCTGGCGTCGATGGGCATTTACGTATTCCGTACGGCCTTTCTGGTCGAAGAACTGCGCCGCGATGCCGATGACCGTGACAGCAAGCGCGATTTCGGCGGCGACATCATCCCCCATATCGTGAAGCATGGGAAAGCCGTCGCCCATCGCTTTTCCAACAGCTGCGTGCGCGCGGAGAGCGAGCCGGTGCCCTATTGGCGCGATGTCGGCACGATCGATGCCTATTGGCAGGCGAATATCGACCTGACCGATGTGGTGCCTTCGCTCGATCTGTATGACCGCAGCTGGCCGCTCTGGACCTATTCCGAAGTCACTCCGCCCGCGAAATTCGTGCATAATGAGGAGGGACGGCGCGGTTCCGCGACATCCTCTCTGGTGGCGGGCGGATGCATCGTGTCTGGGTCTTCGCTCCATCGCAGCCTGCTCTTTTCAGGGGTGCGGACACACAGCTTCTCGTCGGTCACGGAAAGCGTGATCATGCCGGATTGCGTGATCGGGCGCGGCGCGCGGCTGCACAAATGCGTGCTGGATTCAGGCGTCAACATCCCGCCCGGCCTGATCGTGGGCGAGCATCCCGACCATGATGCGCGGCGCTTCCGCCGCACTGACAATGGCGTGACACTGATCACCCAATATATGATCGAACGGCTGGTGGACTGA